Proteins from one Enterobacter bugandensis genomic window:
- a CDS encoding MBL fold metallo-hydrolase gives MLTVKKLALSTLISSSLLFYPALQASAETPQHVVKQPAGGYSVQVGDVLVTSFTDGTVAQDLHKLLRRTTPQNIDALLAKNFQTNPAEVSINAFLIAMPGHKILVDTGSGQLFGPGNGGRLIESLATQGIKPEDITEVLLTHAHSDHAGGLVKDGKVVFSNARVFVGKPDIDFFFNDDNQKKTGYGKSYFDVAQKTLKPYLDAGKVVPFSGTSEIIPGLTGTVHPGHTPGSAFYTLTSKGEKITFVGDIIHAAAVQFPQPAVTITYDEDENKAASVREHAFADFVKNKDLIAAPHLPFPGIGYVTKGEKGGYAWVPVTYTNRDASGAK, from the coding sequence ATGCTTACCGTGAAAAAACTTGCTCTTTCCACGCTGATTTCCAGTTCATTGCTGTTCTACCCTGCGCTGCAGGCCTCGGCAGAAACGCCGCAGCACGTCGTTAAACAACCGGCGGGCGGTTACAGCGTGCAGGTCGGTGACGTTCTGGTAACGTCGTTTACGGACGGGACCGTTGCGCAGGATCTGCACAAGCTGCTGCGCCGGACAACGCCGCAAAACATTGATGCACTGCTCGCGAAAAACTTTCAGACCAACCCGGCGGAAGTGTCCATCAACGCGTTCCTGATTGCGATGCCCGGACACAAAATCCTGGTGGACACCGGTTCCGGTCAGCTCTTTGGCCCCGGCAACGGCGGACGTCTGATTGAGAGCCTCGCCACCCAGGGAATCAAACCCGAGGACATCACTGAAGTTCTCCTGACCCACGCCCACTCCGACCACGCGGGTGGCCTGGTGAAAGACGGCAAGGTGGTGTTCAGCAACGCGCGCGTTTTCGTTGGCAAACCGGACATCGACTTTTTCTTTAACGACGACAATCAGAAGAAAACCGGCTACGGCAAGAGCTACTTCGATGTCGCACAGAAGACCTTAAAACCCTATCTTGACGCGGGTAAAGTGGTGCCGTTTAGCGGCACATCGGAGATTATTCCGGGACTGACCGGCACGGTTCATCCCGGACACACGCCGGGTTCAGCCTTCTACACGCTGACAAGTAAAGGCGAGAAGATCACCTTTGTCGGCGACATCATTCACGCAGCGGCGGTCCAGTTCCCGCAGCCTGCGGTGACCATCACCTACGATGAAGATGAGAACAAAGCGGCAAGCGTACGCGAGCATGCGTTCGCTGACTTTGTGAAAAATAAAGACCTTATTGCCGCGCCCCATCTGCCTTTCCCGGGCATCGGCTATGTGACGAAAGGTGAGAAAGGCGGCTATGCCTGGGTCCCTGTTACCTATA